A single genomic interval of Camelina sativa cultivar DH55 chromosome 11, Cs, whole genome shotgun sequence harbors:
- the LOC104725575 gene encoding heavy metal-associated isoprenylated plant protein 3-like isoform X2 produces MGEEDKKMEEKKAEEPQLKPEDKKPEEEEKKKEPQDIVLKIFMHCEGCAKKIHRCLKGFEGVEDVTTDCKTSKVVVKGEKADPLKVLERLQRKSHRQVELLSPVPEPKPVPNEPEKKEEEKPKPEEKKEEVVTVVLSVHMHCEACAMEIQKRIMRMKGVESVEPDFKASQVSVKGVFTPEKLVEFVYKRVGKHAAVVKQDPPPKPPEKEKETKDKEEKKKEDGQPKEGKEAKEDGGAKGDGGAAVEGNIVVDLKKNEYQYQPPRYPVEMFAYPPQIFSDENPNTCTIM; encoded by the exons ATGGGAGAG GAAGATAAGAAaatggaggagaagaaagctGAAGAGCCACAACTGAAACCAGAGGAtaagaaacctgaagaagaagagaagaagaaagagccTCAAGATATAGTTCTTAAGATTTTTATGCATTGTGAAGGTTGTGCTAAAAAGATCCATAGATGCCTTAAAGGCTTTGAAG gAGTGGAGGATGTAACAACTGATTGTAAAACTAGTAAAGTTGTGGTGAAAGGAGAGAAGGCAGATCCATTAAAAGTGTTGGAAAGGCTACAGAGGAAGAGCCACCGTCAAGTGGAGCTTCTCTCGCCGGTTCCGGAGCCTAAACCGGTTCCGAACGAACCGGAgaaaaaggaggaggagaagcctAAACCTgaggagaaaaaagaagag gtagTGACAGTGGTGCTTAGTGTTCACATGCATTGTGAAGCATGTGCCATGGAGATTCAAAAGAGAATCATGAGAATGaaag GAGTCGAGTCTGTGGAACCAGATTTTAAAGCATCACAAGTGAGCGTCAAAGGAGTTTTTACCCCGGAAAAGCTAGTTGAGTTCGTTTACAAGAGGGTCGGGAAGCACGCCGCGGTAGTCAAGCAAGATCCGCCGCCAAAACCtccggaaaaagaaaaagaaaccaaagacaaggaggagaagaaaaaggaagatgGGCAACCCAAAGAAGGAAAAGAGGCCAAGGAGGACGGTGGTGCCAAAGGCGATGGTGGTGCGGCCGTGGAGGGGAACATAGTGGTAGACCTGAAGAAGAATGAGTATCAGTACCAGCCACCAAGGTACCCCGTGGAGATGTTTGCTTATCCACCACAGATATTCAGTGACGAGAACCCCAACACTTGTAccattatgtaa
- the LOC104725575 gene encoding heavy metal-associated isoprenylated plant protein 3-like isoform X1, with protein sequence MGEEDKKMEEKKAEEPQLKPEDKKPEEEEKKKEPQDIVLKIFMHCEGCAKKIHRCLKGFEGVEDVTTDCKTSKVVVKGEKADPLKVLERLQRKSHRQVELLSPVPEPKPVPNEPEKKEEEKPKPEEKKEEVVTVVLSVHMHCEACAMEIQKRIMRMKAKTCFYIGVESVEPDFKASQVSVKGVFTPEKLVEFVYKRVGKHAAVVKQDPPPKPPEKEKETKDKEEKKKEDGQPKEGKEAKEDGGAKGDGGAAVEGNIVVDLKKNEYQYQPPRYPVEMFAYPPQIFSDENPNTCTIM encoded by the exons ATGGGAGAG GAAGATAAGAAaatggaggagaagaaagctGAAGAGCCACAACTGAAACCAGAGGAtaagaaacctgaagaagaagagaagaagaaagagccTCAAGATATAGTTCTTAAGATTTTTATGCATTGTGAAGGTTGTGCTAAAAAGATCCATAGATGCCTTAAAGGCTTTGAAG gAGTGGAGGATGTAACAACTGATTGTAAAACTAGTAAAGTTGTGGTGAAAGGAGAGAAGGCAGATCCATTAAAAGTGTTGGAAAGGCTACAGAGGAAGAGCCACCGTCAAGTGGAGCTTCTCTCGCCGGTTCCGGAGCCTAAACCGGTTCCGAACGAACCGGAgaaaaaggaggaggagaagcctAAACCTgaggagaaaaaagaagag gtagTGACAGTGGTGCTTAGTGTTCACATGCATTGTGAAGCATGTGCCATGGAGATTCAAAAGAGAATCATGAGAATGaaag ccaaaacatgtttttatataGGAGTCGAGTCTGTGGAACCAGATTTTAAAGCATCACAAGTGAGCGTCAAAGGAGTTTTTACCCCGGAAAAGCTAGTTGAGTTCGTTTACAAGAGGGTCGGGAAGCACGCCGCGGTAGTCAAGCAAGATCCGCCGCCAAAACCtccggaaaaagaaaaagaaaccaaagacaaggaggagaagaaaaaggaagatgGGCAACCCAAAGAAGGAAAAGAGGCCAAGGAGGACGGTGGTGCCAAAGGCGATGGTGGTGCGGCCGTGGAGGGGAACATAGTGGTAGACCTGAAGAAGAATGAGTATCAGTACCAGCCACCAAGGTACCCCGTGGAGATGTTTGCTTATCCACCACAGATATTCAGTGACGAGAACCCCAACACTTGTAccattatgtaa
- the LOC104725574 gene encoding HVA22-like protein e yields the protein MTKLSTSLSALHSLAGPVVMLLYPLYASVLAIESPSKVDDDQWLAYWILYSFLTLSELILQSLLEWIPIWYTAKLVFVAWLVLPQFRGAAFIYNRVVREQFKKYGILKPKVGHQAE from the exons atgacaaaactatCGACATCTCTCTCTGCTCTTCATTCTCTCGCTGG ACCCGTGGTGATGCTGCTTTATCCCTT ATATGCGTCGGTTCTAGCAATAGAGAGCCCATCAAAAGTAGATGACGATCAATGGCTTGCTTATTGGATACTCTACTCTTTCCTTACCCTCTCGGAACTCATCCTTCAATCTCTCCTAGAGTG GATACCGATATGGTACACGGCGAAGTTAGTGTTCGTGGCATGGTTGGTTCTGCCACAGTTTAGAGGGGCTGCTTTCATATATAACAGGGTCGTGAGGGAACAATTCAAGAAGTACGGCATCCTCAAACCTAAG GTAGGGCACCAGGCTGAGTGA
- the LOC109127419 gene encoding uncharacterized protein LOC109127419: MKLLNVGIIYPISVSNWVSSVHVVTKKGGVTVVKNGKDELIPKRTITGHRMCIDYKILNAATRKDHFPLPFIDQMLERLANHPYYCFLDGYSGFFQIPIHPDDQENTTFT, translated from the coding sequence ATGAAATTGCTGAATGTCGGGATCATTTATCCGATTTCTGTCAGCAATTGGGTTAGTTCGGTGCATGTTGTTACTAAGAAAGGTGGTGTCACAGTAGTGAAGAATGGTAAGGATGAGCTGATTCCAAAAAGAACGATTACTGGCCATCGGATGTGCATAGACTACAAGATTCTGAATGCTGCAACCCGAAAAGATCACTTTCCGCTGCCCTTCATTGACCAAATGCTTGAGAGGTTAGCCAAtcatccatactactgctttttggatggcTATTCCGGGTTCTTTCAAATTCCGATTCATCCTGATGATCAAGAGAATACCACTTTCACTTGA